Proteins encoded together in one Cellulomonas gilvus ATCC 13127 window:
- a CDS encoding Fur family transcriptional regulator produces the protein MAHGQRTTRQRVAIGRLMDELDDFRSAQQIHVLLQQRGEDIGLATVYRTLGAMSGSGDFDVLRTESGESLYRRCARATHHHHLVCRTCGRTIEVQGPNVEQFVDALAADTGFVDVSHTLELFGTCASCAAEAAAAQG, from the coding sequence ATGGCCCACGGCCAGCGCACCACGCGGCAGCGCGTGGCGATCGGACGGCTCATGGACGAGCTGGACGACTTCCGCAGCGCGCAGCAGATCCACGTGCTGCTGCAGCAGCGTGGCGAGGACATCGGCCTCGCCACCGTCTACCGCACGCTCGGCGCGATGTCCGGCTCAGGCGACTTCGACGTGCTGCGCACCGAGTCCGGTGAGTCGCTGTACCGCCGGTGCGCGCGTGCCACGCACCACCACCACCTGGTCTGCCGCACGTGCGGGCGCACGATCGAGGTGCAGGGCCCCAACGTCGAGCAGTTCGTCGACGCGCTGGCCGCCGACACCGGCTTCGTCGACGTCTCGCACACGCTCGAGCTGTTCGGGACGTGCGCGTCGTGCGCGGCCGAGGCCGCCGCGGCGCAGGGCTGA